From the genome of Cyanobium sp. ATX 6F1:
ACTGGGACGCCGATGTCATCCAGAGCATGGTGCTGGCGGAGTGGATGGAGCGGTCCGAGGCGATCCGCCAGTGGCAACGGCGGCTGCGTCAGGAGCCCTCCGACCGGCTGCTGGTGGCGGCCCTGGGTAGCGAAGCCGATTGGCGCGATCGCTGTGAGCAGTTGCTCAGGTGCTGAGCTGACTCCAGAGCACACCCACCGCCACCGGCACCGTGAAGTTGTCGAGGCCGGCCACGGCGATCTGCTCCAGCAGGGTGGCGACGAGGGTGATCAGCAGCAAGGCCGGTGCGGCCGCAGCCCAGGTGCTGGGGCCGGTGCCGCTGGCCAGGCTGAGGGCCGTCAGCACGGCCAGGCTGGCGGCGGCCATGGTGGCCGTGCCCAGCAGGGATTTGCGTTGGCCCCAGAGGGTCCAGCCGGGGGAGCGAAAGCCGGTCCCAAGCAGGCCGGCCAGGCCATCCCCCACGGCCATCACCAGCACCCCTGCCGCCACGGCCTCCGGCTGCTGCGGCCAGAACAGGGCCAACAGCAGGCTGATCGAGGCCCCGTAGGCGATCGTGCCGTAGCTGCGGCGACCCACGTCTTCGATCGCCCCCAGCAGCCGGAAGCGGTGATTGAGGCTGGTGAGGAGGGTGGCGATGAGGGCGGCCCCCAGGGCGATGGTGCGGTTGATGCCGAAGCCCCAGGCCAGCAGCACCACCGCACCGGAGCCGATGTGAACCAGCTTGCGGCTCCACTCCTTCTGCTCCGGCCAGCGGGAGCGCAGCAACAGGGCTCCGCCCGACACGAAGGCCAGCCACAGGGCCACCGCACAGACCCCCAGCAGCTGCCGCTGCGTGTCGGGCGCCATCAAGGGATCAGGCGGCCTGTTGGTAGTTGGTCATCAGGCGCAGCTTGAGGATCGCCTTGGCTTCCAGTTGGCGCACCCGTTCGCGGGAGACGTTGATCTGGCGGCCGATCTCGGCAAGGGTGAGCGGTTCGGCCCCTTCCAGACCGAAGCGCAGCTTGAGGATCTTCTGCTCCCGCTCGTTGAGCTGGGAGAGCCAGGCACTGAGGTGCTCCTTCTGGATGCTGCGGTCCATGGAATCCATGGGCTCGGTGCTGGCCGGGTCGGCGATCAGCTCCCCGAGGGTGCTGCGGTCGTCCTCACCGCGGGCGTGGGCATCGAGGGAGGCGCAGGGTGCGCTCTGGGCGATCAGATCCTCCAGTTCCTTGGGGGGGATGCCCATGGCATGGGCCAGCTCCAGCCGGTTGGGTTGGCGGCCGAAGCGGTGGGAGAGTTCCCGGGTGATGCGACGCATCTTCGAAAGCTTTTCACTGACGTGAATCGGCAGGCGAATCGTGCGGGCGCTGTTGTCGATGGCCCGGGTCATTCCTTGGCGGATCCACCAGTAGGCGTAGGTGGAGAACTTGTACCCCATGGCGGGATCGAACTTGTCGACGGCCCGCTCCAGGCCGATGGCCCCTTCTTGCACCAAATCGAGGAGCTCGAGCCCCTGGTTCTGGTACTTCTTGGCCACACTCACCACCAGCCGCAGGTTGGCGGCCATCATGCGGTCCCGGGCACGGGTGCCCATGCGGATCTGGTGGCGCTGGCGGGGCGTGAGTGTTTCGGCAGGCAGCTCGTTCAGGCGCTTCATGGCCTGAACGTGATGGGCCAGTTCGATCTCTTCCGCTGCGGTGAGCAGCGGCACCCGGCCGATGGTGCTGAGATACCAACCGATGGAATCGGCACTCAGGCGACCCGCAGGGCGGGCGGCCGCACGGGAAGATTTCTTGCGTTCAGCCGGTGCGTTGGTAGCGCTGTCCGTGGCTTCGACAACAGGATCTGACGTCGAAGACGAACGCACAGGCGTCGCCTTCTCCGTGGATCGCAGAGGTGTCCCCATCACCCCGAGCTCCATATTTGATTTGCGCGGAATGTAGCACTGTGGCGGAGAAAACAACGGGCCAAAAGCGCAGAGTTCCTTAATTGTCCACAAAGTTTCCTTGCGGATGCGTTTGGATGGCTAAGGATTTTGTCGTCTTCAGCACACTTCTGCGCTTTTTGATTCGCATGCGCAGGCGATCTGCATCACTGATCTGTGCCACTGATCGGCATCAGTCATCGGCATCAGTGATCTGGATCCTTCAGCTCCAGCCCATGGCTTGCTCAGCCTGTGACCGGTTCGTCTGGTAGGCGGCTGCTCCGGTTTCGATCAACTGCGGGCGCTGAAACCACCTCGCCAGGTCTCGATCAGCTCCTTCTGCACCGCCCGTTGTTCGTCCTCCGGCTGGCGCCGCTCGAAGCTGCCGTCGCTGTGCATGTCCCAGGCGCTGCTGTTGTCGCCGAGATACGCCTCCAGCAGTTGTTCCAGTTGCCATTGCAACTGGGAATCCTCCACCGGTGTGATCGCCTCCACTCGCCGGTCCAGGTTGCGGGGCATCCAGTCGGCGCTGCCGATGAAGAACTCCGGTTCACCGCCATTGGCAAACGAGAACAGGCGCGAGTGCTCCAGGAAGCGACCGATCACGCTGCTGACGCGAATGTTGTCGCTCACCCCCTCGACCCCGGGGCGGAGGCTGCACATGCCCCGCACCACCAGATCGATCTGCACGCCGGCCTGGGAGGCCTCGTAGAGCAGGGCGATGAGGCGCGGGTCCACCAGGGCGTTCATCTTGGCCTTGATCGCTCCGCCCCGGCCCTCGAGGGCGTGAAGTGTTTCCCGCTCGATCAGCGCCTCCATCCCCTTGCGCAGGGTGACCGGGGCCACCAGCAGCCGGCGGAAGCTCTGCTGCTTGGAGAAGCCGGTGAGGTAGTTGAACAGTTCCACAAGGTCCTGGCCGATCTTCGGGTTGGCCGTGAGCAGGCCCAGATCGGTGTAGAGCGTGGAGGTCTTGGAGTTGTAGTTGCCGGTGCCGATGTGGGCGTAGCTGCGCAGTCGTTCCTTTTCCTTGCGCACCACCAGCATGATCTTGGTGTGGGTCTTGAGCCCGAGCACGCCGTAGACCACGTGCACGCCGGAGCGCTCCAGCTGCCGAGCCCACTGAATGTTGTTGTCCTCGTCGAAACGGGCCTTGAGCTCCACCAGGGCCATCACCTGTTTACCGTTCTCGGCGGCGCGAATCAGCGCCGCGATCACCGGCGAATCCTTTGAGGTGCGGTACAGCGTCATCTTGATCGCCAGCACCGAGGAATCGTCGGCGGCCTGACCGATGAACTCCTCCACCGACGTCGAGAACAGATCGAAGGGGTGGTGCAGCAGCACGTCGCCCCGGCGCAGCACCGAGAACACGCTCTCAAATTCCTCGGCCTTGATCGAGCCGTCCTCCAGGCGGTTCTTCTGGGCCCGGGCCAGGGCGGGGTGGGTGCGGCCCTTGTGGGGTTTGTCCTTGAGCTTGGGCAGGGGGATCGACAACAGGCTCATCAGGTCATCGAGACCCAGAGGCCCATTGATCCGGTAGAGGTCGTCGGCCTCCACGTCGGTGCCCTCCATCAGAAGCTCCACCACCTCATCGGGCATCTCATCGGCCACCTCCAGCCGCACCACCTCGCCGCCCCGGCGCCGTTTGCGCAGGCCCTCCTGCAGGGCCTCCATCAGGTCGTCGGCCTCGAGGTCACGAAGTTCCAGGTCGGCGTCGCGGGTGACCCGGAAGAAGTAGTGCCCCTCGATCGTCATGCCGGGGAACAGCAGCTGCAGGTTGAAGGCCACCACCTGTTCCAGGGGCACGGCGGTGAAGATCGGGGCCGGCTCCCGGGTGCAGAGCTCGGTGGGGATCGTCACGAACCGGGGCAGGTTCTTCTGCGGCACCTTCACCCGGGCGAACTGCTGCTGGCCGGTGTCTGGGTCACGGATCAGGGCCGCCACATTGAGGCTGAGGTTGCTGATGAAGGGAAAGGGGTGGGCCGGATCAACCGCCAGGGGCGTGAGCACCGGAAAGATGGCGGTCTGGAAGTAGTCGTTGACCCAGGTCTTCTGGTGGGCATTGAGCCGTTCGTAGTCGATCAGCTGGACGCCGTGTTCCGCGAGCTGGTGCTTGAGGTAGAGGCGGTAGTGCTCCTGCTGCTGCCCCAGCAGGGGGCGCAGGGTTTCACGGATGATCTTGAGTTGTTGCAACGGCGTGTGGCCGTCGTCGCTGAGGCTGCCGACGCCCGCCTCCACCTGCGACTTCAGGGACGCCACGCGCACCATGAAGAACTCATCGAGGTTGTTGCTGAAAATCGCGCTGAATTTGGCCTGCTCCAGCAGCGGGGTGTGCTCGCTCAGCGCCTGGGCCAGCACCCGCTGGTTGAAGGCGATCCAGCTCAGTTCACGGTTGATGTAGAGCTCCGGCGCCACCATGGGTTCGCTCATGGTGGCTCTCGCATCGCCCGAAAGGTTCAGGGTGTCAACGTAGCAATCAACCTTGGCTGCTTTCGGTGTTGGAGCTGCTTGCCAAAGGACCGGAACTAGGCAAGCCACCGGCCACCAGGGCGGCCACCGCAGTCAGCAGGCCCATGCTCAGCCAGAAGGGACTGGTGTGACCCGTGAGTTCGTAGGCCAGGCCCGCCAGGGGTGGCCCCAGGAAACTGCCCAGGCTCTGCAGACCTTGCAGGCTGCCCAGGGCGGCCCCCTGGCCGCTGCTGTCGAGGCGGCGGGAGACCAGGCTGCGCAGGCAGGGGGTGACCAGGCCCGTACCCAACGCCAGCACCGCCACGGCGCTGAACACCACCGGCTGGGCGTTGGCTTTGGTGGCCAGCGGGACCAGCAGGCAGCCGGCGATCACGAAGCCCAGGCCCGCCAGGGTGAGGCGCCATTCGCCGAAGCGCTTCACCAGCGGCCCGATCAGGCCACCCTGCACCACCGTGGCCACCACGCCCACGATCAGAAAGGCGGTGCCGGCCAGGGCCGGCCCCCAGTCGAAGGCCTGCTTGAAATAGAGCACCAGCACGGCGGTGAAGCCGTTGAAGGCCAGGAAGAACAGGAAGAAGGCCAGGCAGAGGCGGCGCACCTGGGGGTTGGTGAACACCTTGCGCAGGGCGCTGAAGGGGTTGAGCTCGCGCCGGCGTGGCATCGGCTGGCGGGCTTCGGGGGGGTGGGTTTCCGGCAGCAGGGTCAGCACCAGCACCAGGTTCGCGGCGGCGAAGCCCACCGCCACCAGCACCGGCAGGTTCACGTTGATCTCCCCCAGCCGGCCCCCCAGGCCAGGACCGAGGATGAAGCCCAGCCCGAAGGCCACACCGATCAGACCAAAGGCCTTGGCCCGCTTCTCCGGCGGGGAGATGTCGGCGAGCACGGCCCCGGCGGTGGCGGCGGTGCCGCCGCTGACCCCATCGATCAGACGGGCCACGAACAGCAGACCCAGGGGGAGGCTGGTGCCGGCCGCCCA
Proteins encoded in this window:
- a CDS encoding MFS transporter produces the protein MRLARPSTYLCAFVTLLNDRMGESIVFPLLPFLLASFSNDGRTLGLLAGSYALAQFTATPLIGALSDRYGRKPVIALCVAGSVLGLGLFALTVATDWARIPWAAGTSLPLGLLFVARLIDGVSGGTAATAGAVLADISPPEKRAKAFGLIGVAFGLGFILGPGLGGRLGEINVNLPVLVAVGFAAANLVLVLTLLPETHPPEARQPMPRRRELNPFSALRKVFTNPQVRRLCLAFFLFFLAFNGFTAVLVLYFKQAFDWGPALAGTAFLIVGVVATVVQGGLIGPLVKRFGEWRLTLAGLGFVIAGCLLVPLATKANAQPVVFSAVAVLALGTGLVTPCLRSLVSRRLDSSGQGAALGSLQGLQSLGSFLGPPLAGLAYELTGHTSPFWLSMGLLTAVAALVAGGLPSSGPLASSSNTESSQG
- the ppk1 gene encoding polyphosphate kinase 1, which encodes MSEPMVAPELYINRELSWIAFNQRVLAQALSEHTPLLEQAKFSAIFSNNLDEFFMVRVASLKSQVEAGVGSLSDDGHTPLQQLKIIRETLRPLLGQQQEHYRLYLKHQLAEHGVQLIDYERLNAHQKTWVNDYFQTAIFPVLTPLAVDPAHPFPFISNLSLNVAALIRDPDTGQQQFARVKVPQKNLPRFVTIPTELCTREPAPIFTAVPLEQVVAFNLQLLFPGMTIEGHYFFRVTRDADLELRDLEADDLMEALQEGLRKRRRGGEVVRLEVADEMPDEVVELLMEGTDVEADDLYRINGPLGLDDLMSLLSIPLPKLKDKPHKGRTHPALARAQKNRLEDGSIKAEEFESVFSVLRRGDVLLHHPFDLFSTSVEEFIGQAADDSSVLAIKMTLYRTSKDSPVIAALIRAAENGKQVMALVELKARFDEDNNIQWARQLERSGVHVVYGVLGLKTHTKIMLVVRKEKERLRSYAHIGTGNYNSKTSTLYTDLGLLTANPKIGQDLVELFNYLTGFSKQQSFRRLLVAPVTLRKGMEALIERETLHALEGRGGAIKAKMNALVDPRLIALLYEASQAGVQIDLVVRGMCSLRPGVEGVSDNIRVSSVIGRFLEHSRLFSFANGGEPEFFIGSADWMPRNLDRRVEAITPVEDSQLQWQLEQLLEAYLGDNSSAWDMHSDGSFERRQPEDEQRAVQKELIETWRGGFSARS
- a CDS encoding RpoD/SigA family RNA polymerase sigma factor: MGTPLRSTEKATPVRSSSTSDPVVEATDSATNAPAERKKSSRAAARPAGRLSADSIGWYLSTIGRVPLLTAAEEIELAHHVQAMKRLNELPAETLTPRQRHQIRMGTRARDRMMAANLRLVVSVAKKYQNQGLELLDLVQEGAIGLERAVDKFDPAMGYKFSTYAYWWIRQGMTRAIDNSARTIRLPIHVSEKLSKMRRITRELSHRFGRQPNRLELAHAMGIPPKELEDLIAQSAPCASLDAHARGEDDRSTLGELIADPASTEPMDSMDRSIQKEHLSAWLSQLNEREQKILKLRFGLEGAEPLTLAEIGRQINVSRERVRQLEAKAILKLRLMTNYQQAA
- a CDS encoding diacylglycerol/polyprenol kinase family protein; this encodes MAPDTQRQLLGVCAVALWLAFVSGGALLLRSRWPEQKEWSRKLVHIGSGAVVLLAWGFGINRTIALGAALIATLLTSLNHRFRLLGAIEDVGRRSYGTIAYGASISLLLALFWPQQPEAVAAGVLVMAVGDGLAGLLGTGFRSPGWTLWGQRKSLLGTATMAAASLAVLTALSLASGTGPSTWAAAAPALLLITLVATLLEQIAVAGLDNFTVPVAVGVLWSQLST